The DNA segment GCTTCCGAAAAGAGGGGAAAAATTTCGTGGGCGTAAGTTTCGGGAGTATTGTTGGATACAAAGAAAATGGGGCTCAAATGCATTACTCCGCAAAAAGTGAAGGAAGTAAAGAGGTGACTAATGAAGCAACTATTTTAGTAGATTCAGGGGGACAGTATTTAGAAGGAACCACCGATATTACGCGAACTTTTGCGCTTGGTACTGCTACAGAAGAATTTAAGCACAATTGTACTTTGGCGTTAAAAGGAATGATTCAGCTTTCTATGGTGAAGTTTCCGAAAGGAACCAGAGGGGTACAGCTCGATGCTTTTGCAAGAATGGCACTCTGGAAAGAAGGAAAGGATTATAACCATGGAACCGGGCACGGCGTTGGTAGTTTTATGAATGTACATGAAGGCCCGCAGAATATTAGAAAAGATATGAATTTTCAGGAATTATTACCTGGAATGGTGTTGTCCAATGAACCTGGCTTCTATTACGAAAACCATTATGGAATTCGTCATGAAAATCTGGTTGCAGTACAGGAAAAAGAAACTACGGATTTCGGAACGTTTTACGAGTTCGAAACTCTAACGATTTGTCCTTTTGACCGAAATGTAATTGAAACAGAATTATTGACAGAGCCCGAAAAACAATGGCTGAATACCTACCATCAATGGTGTAAAGATAAATTAGAAAATGATCTGGACGGCGACGTAAAAGCTTGGTTCCTGGAACAGGTCAAACCTTTATAGATAGCAAAGTGTAGATTTTTCTACACTTTTTTTTGGGCGTGACCCTTGTCCTTGCTAAGGCCTTCGCTGGGGTCGGGCTATCTGTTACAATTCCTCGTTTCGGCGCTCGCTTCGCTCGCGCCTCTACTGCGGGATTTTTACGTCTATCCCTCACGCAGATTGTTGCCAATTTAGAATTTTAGTTTGATAGATTTTGATTAAAAACTAAAAGGCTCTATTGCCTAATTTGGTCGCACTTCTGTTTCTTTAATTAAGAATATAAGTCAGCGCCTATGCGATAGGTATTGGTATGAGCATTAATAATGGTTTTAATCTCAGCAGAATATCCACCGCCCATACTGCATTGTACTGGTATTTGAAATTTTTCACAATTGGAGAATACGATTTCATCCCGCTTCTTGCAGCCTTCTAATGTACAATTTAAATTTCCTAATTTATCAGAATCTAAAATATCGACGCCACTGAGATAAAAGATAAAATCAGGTTTTTCCTGGTTAATTATTTTTGGGACAAACTTATTGATAATCTTCAGATATTCATGGTCAGAAGTTCCGGTCGGAAGTCCAATATCTAGATCAGAAACTTCTTTTTTGAACGGATAATTGGTTTGACCATGTACAGAAAATGTAAAAACGTTGTTATTATTCTGAAAAATTTCCGCAGTTCCATTTCCCTGATGTACGTCAAGATCAATGATTAGTATTTTTGAGGCTAATTTTCTTTCTAAAAGATAAGTTGCCCCAATAGCCTGATCATTCAACATGCAAAAACCTTCACCCCGATTGGTAAAAGCATGATGCGTTCCACCGGCTATATTAAATGCGATACCACTGTCAAAGGCATTTTCACATCCTGTAATGGTCCCTTGGGCAATTCGTAGTTCCCGTTCGACCAATGCTGCTGACAGGGGAAATCCTATTTTACGTATTTCTTTTTCATCGAGAGTTAAATTTAATAAACGGTCTACATATTCCCGATTATGAACAGCGTATATCGATTTTAAATCAGCAATTTCCGGCTTGAAAAAATCAGCCTCTTCTGCGATACCTTCTAATATTAATTGTTGAGGCAGTAATTCATACTTCAACATCGGGAATTTATGACCTTCTGGCACTGGATGCCTGTAAATGGGATGATAAGCAATGGACAACATTTAATAGTTATTTTAAAATTGGATAGAAGATCACAAGTCCTTAGTCAAAGTTTAAGCTGGGCTATAGAAAGAGGGTTAGGGATTGCAAAAGGTTACTTATTAAAAGATATATCTACAAATAACTAGTGATAATGCTAAATTACTAAATATCAAGTATTTAAATGGTTGAGATTATTTCCCAAGTTCATACATATATTTGATTATAGCCAATCTGGAATCAGATCTTGGATCATTTTAGTTGATATCGGGTAGATTTTAATAATATCTGGATGATCCTTGGTTAAAAACCCCATATTCGCTTCGCCTCCAGTCATCAGGAAATCTGCAAGTGCTAAATGATACGATTTTTCTGGATCAATAGTGACATCTTTTAAAGTCCAATTTTTCGTTTCTGGATTGTACTTAACAGCTTCAGAATATTGTAGAAAACCACCAGATCCTATATTATTTCGGCCCGCTTCTAAAATACGTTTTACCAAATTGCCTTTCATTTCCACTTCCATGATAGAACCACCGTAAGGCAAAGTACGGATGATATCATATTCAGTAATCGGCATTTGAAGAATGTCATCCACCCGAATTGACCCGGAATTAAGAATTGCTATATCAGCTTTTGGAACCGCCTTTTCCATCGCGGAAACGATAATTCGGGTTAAGTTTGTTTTCCCGCTGCGAATCATTTCTTCCCGTCCATCTAAAGGTTCGCCAGCTTGCCGAATAACTCTTTTAGCATTAAATCCAAGCGCTTCATAATTTATTTCACCGATATCCATCCACTTCTTTACAACCAAAGCAGTTGCTGGATCATCAATAATTGCAGTATCGATCATTCGTAATTCTGGAATAACGGAAGTCTTTTTGTTTTTTACATCAATCGTAAGATAATTTACATAAGCCGATTTTGCATTGGCGTGTGCTTTAGTAATATAGAGATCACCTATTTTTTTAAACTGCATATTATGTTCATGTCCGCCCATGATCAATGCAAGCCCAGGCACCCGACGAGCCAAAATACTGTCTTGCTCTATGGCGAGATGTGTGATCGCAACTACTGCATCACACGTTTTGTTTAATTCATTGTACAGTTTTTCGGCAACTTCAAATTCATCTGTATAAGTAACATATTCGGCTTTATTAAATGGAAGTGTTAATCCAATAAAGCCAATTTTTGCTTTGGTGCCGTCTGCATCCTTCACGTCCATAATATAACTTTCAGGAAAAGGTTCTTTACCGGAAGAAGTTGTTTTCACGAAAGGTGCAACGCCAGAAGCTGTTTTGTGAAAAGTATTGGATGCGATCCACCTAAAGCTAGATTCATTGATTCTTTCTTGAAGTTCATCTTCCTTGATATCAAACTCGTGATTTCCAAAAACTGCCAGATCCAAACCTGCGGAATTCAATGATTCTACCATTTGTCTTCCCCGAATTCGCTTACCTTCATATTTCAAACTATTGTAGACGGATGGACTTAGAAAATCACCTGCCATTACCATAAAGGTATTTGAATTTTTGGCAATCTCTTGCTTTTTTAAAGTTGAAACTCTGGCAACACCGCCCACTTTGCCGCCTTGCAGGGAAGCAATTTCATACACATCATTGATCTGAACAAAAGTTACGGCTATCTTACCGTCATCTTTAACAATAGATGAAGTTGTTCGTACCGTTTTACAGGAAGTTAAAACCAAGACAAAAATCAAAGAATAAAAAGAAATACTCGTTTTCATAGTAAAAAATTTAACTCAAGGTATTAATAATTAGTCATTTATGCAAACTGTAAATTGTGCTAGTGTAGGGATTTTAGTTTTCCAAATTTTCTCCTAAAGCTAAATTTTCGAAATTATTTCCAAATCCGTGCGATAAAATCCAAAGCATTCTGACTGCTTATTTTATTAGTTTGGTCAACGCCAAAATCTTTTTCTAAAATTTCATTAATTGGTGAATAATGTCCAGCATTGTCATGTTCTTTAAAATAGAATGGGATTCTTGATTTGTCCGGATTGTCCTTGGTGTAAAAATAATCAGCGCCGTAACAGATTGCGTTTTCTCCTCCTAATTCAATACCTTGAACAACGTGTTCATCCAGAGCTTCCACTTTTTCTGGATTCACAAACGCCCGCACAAAGTTAAGTCCAATCAACCCTTTTTGATGGATGATTTCTTTCGCAATATCATCCGGTAAATTCCTTGGATGATCAAAAACGGATCGGTAATTAGAATGACTCGCAATAATAGGAACGTTGATGTTTTCTTTTGAAATATAATTTAAAATATCGTAAGCCAAAGCATCACTCGTGTGCGAAAAATCGATGGCGATGTTTCGGTTGTGTAGATAATCAATTAACGTTTTTCCATCATTCTTTAAGCCTGCAGTGGAGTAGTTGCCGCCACCAAATCGGTTTTCGGCATGATGCGTAAAACTGATATAAAGAACGTTTCCCACGATTTTAATAATCTTTTCCAAATGATCAAAACCTTGTTTCAAAGTCATGTTTTCATCACAAAATGCAGAACCGCTTTCTATAGCCGCCAACATTCCGATATTTTCATTGTTGCTAAAGGTTTCTAAATGTTGTTTTCCGAAACGATACAATGCATTATCTTCCTTATTTAAGTTTTGGAAAATCTCACTTTGTTTCAAACCAAATTCATGGCTTTTTCCCTCAACAGGTGCGAAAATCGCCATGATCTGTAATTTCACATTTCCTTCTTTCAACCAAGGAATGGCACAACCGATTTCTTCTGCGTCATCAATACTGGTGTTTGGTCGGGTCAGATAAGAAAGAAGGTCGCAGTGGAGATCGACTACAGGTTTTTTCATAAGGTTTTTTTTATTTTCCTCAATGATAGGAGTTTAATATATAGTTAGCAATTTTTTTGCGTGATTCAAATCAATTTTTTTAGAATCGGAAAAATCTAAAAAATATTGCAATTGCCACGCTTGTGTTTTTTGTGCTTGTTTGCTGGTGGTCTCGTCCCAAATTGGATACACTCTTATGCCGCGTTTCCCGTCTTTTATTTCATCTGATAAAATCCGGTGTTTATGCAGTGCATTTTTTGGAAAGATAAAAACGCCCATTTGAGTTGGAGTATTGGCGACGATCATTAAGAAATCTAAATCATCTTTGATGTCAAAAGGCGTTGTAATTCCCTTTTCATTTCTTTTCCAAATGCTTACGAATTGTCCCGTTTTCGTCGGTGTGATTTTGGCTTTTCGAAATACAACTTTATATTCGTTGAGGTGAAAAGTATGAGCGGCATATTCCTGGCTTTCTGGTTCAGGTTCTATATTTTTTAAAAGTAAGTGACACGGTTTGAAAACCAGCTCATCAATTAATTTGATCTCGTAACAAGTGATCTTTTGGGAAATCATATAAGTTCTAAATATTTAAATTTTATTAGCGGCTCCGTTTCCTAGGTCATTCCAAATATGCTTTATATTTAATCAACGAATTCTGTTATTATGAATGGAA comes from the Chryseobacterium sp. SNU WT5 genome and includes:
- a CDS encoding bifunctional metallophosphatase/5'-nucleotidase, with the protein product MKTSISFYSLIFVLVLTSCKTVRTTSSIVKDDGKIAVTFVQINDVYEIASLQGGKVGGVARVSTLKKQEIAKNSNTFMVMAGDFLSPSVYNSLKYEGKRIRGRQMVESLNSAGLDLAVFGNHEFDIKEDELQERINESSFRWIASNTFHKTASGVAPFVKTTSSGKEPFPESYIMDVKDADGTKAKIGFIGLTLPFNKAEYVTYTDEFEVAEKLYNELNKTCDAVVAITHLAIEQDSILARRVPGLALIMGGHEHNMQFKKIGDLYITKAHANAKSAYVNYLTIDVKNKKTSVIPELRMIDTAIIDDPATALVVKKWMDIGEINYEALGFNAKRVIRQAGEPLDGREEMIRSGKTNLTRIIVSAMEKAVPKADIAILNSGSIRVDDILQMPITEYDIIRTLPYGGSIMEVEMKGNLVKRILEAGRNNIGSGGFLQYSEAVKYNPETKNWTLKDVTIDPEKSYHLALADFLMTGGEANMGFLTKDHPDIIKIYPISTKMIQDLIPDWL
- a CDS encoding histone deacetylase, with amino-acid sequence MLSIAYHPIYRHPVPEGHKFPMLKYELLPQQLILEGIAEEADFFKPEIADLKSIYAVHNREYVDRLLNLTLDEKEIRKIGFPLSAALVERELRIAQGTITGCENAFDSGIAFNIAGGTHHAFTNRGEGFCMLNDQAIGATYLLERKLASKILIIDLDVHQGNGTAEIFQNNNNVFTFSVHGQTNYPFKKEVSDLDIGLPTGTSDHEYLKIINKFVPKIINQEKPDFIFYLSGVDILDSDKLGNLNCTLEGCKKRDEIVFSNCEKFQIPVQCSMGGGYSAEIKTIINAHTNTYRIGADLYS
- a CDS encoding MepB family protein codes for the protein MISQKITCYEIKLIDELVFKPCHLLLKNIEPEPESQEYAAHTFHLNEYKVVFRKAKITPTKTGQFVSIWKRNEKGITTPFDIKDDLDFLMIVANTPTQMGVFIFPKNALHKHRILSDEIKDGKRGIRVYPIWDETTSKQAQKTQAWQLQYFLDFSDSKKIDLNHAKKLLTIY
- a CDS encoding dipeptidase; translated protein: MKKPVVDLHCDLLSYLTRPNTSIDDAEEIGCAIPWLKEGNVKLQIMAIFAPVEGKSHEFGLKQSEIFQNLNKEDNALYRFGKQHLETFSNNENIGMLAAIESGSAFCDENMTLKQGFDHLEKIIKIVGNVLYISFTHHAENRFGGGNYSTAGLKNDGKTLIDYLHNRNIAIDFSHTSDALAYDILNYISKENINVPIIASHSNYRSVFDHPRNLPDDIAKEIIHQKGLIGLNFVRAFVNPEKVEALDEHVVQGIELGGENAICYGADYFYTKDNPDKSRIPFYFKEHDNAGHYSPINEILEKDFGVDQTNKISSQNALDFIARIWK